From a single Sander vitreus isolate 19-12246 chromosome 2, sanVit1, whole genome shotgun sequence genomic region:
- the LOC144529824 gene encoding uncharacterized protein LOC144529824, with product MDGLHIFLVLLSGVVSCSYDLVSGSMLKVRVRPGDNITLYCDCKLSSGVYIVWYRNCSQENHPSLILQVQHGPQKLPPRFQFVRNFSSNSYDLLITNITDSDEGLYYCGTKQSRVEDKEYITQTSVYRYGNITTKIILDSDWCISNHMIAVSWMMEFALAFTILSSFISFILVYQFCQKTEPQILQKRPDTRGQTRRDQDEDVFLTKVMFRATDG from the exons ATGGACGGGCTGCACATTTTTCTGGTCCTTCTCTCAG gaGTTGTTTCTTGCAGTTATGATTTAGTTTCTGGATCCATGTTGAAGGTGAGAGTCAGACCAGGAGACAACATCACTCTCTACTGTGACTGCAAATTATCATCAGGAGTATATATAGTGTGGTACAGGAACTGCTCTCAGGAGAATCATCCTTCTCTTATCCTTCAAGTACAACATGGTCCTCAGAAGCTTCCCCCTCGTTTCCAATTTGTGAGAAACTTTTCTTCTAACTCCTATGACCTGCTGATCACGAACATCACTGATTCTGATGAGGGCCTCTACTACTGTGGAACTAAGCAGTCAAGAGTGGAGGATAAAGAATACATTACTCAGACATCTGTTTACAGATATGgcaacatcacaacaaagaTCATATTGG ATTCTGACTGGTGCATTTCAAACCATATGATTGCTGTGTCCTGGATGATGGAGTTCGCTCTAGCCTTCACTATTCTCTCCTCCTTCATCTCCTTTATTTTGGTTTATCAGTTCTGTCAAAAAACAG AACCTCAAATTCTTCAGAAAAGACCTGACACCAGGGGACAAACAAGACGGGATCAG GATGAAGATGTGTTTTTGACAAAAGTTATGTTCCGGGCTACGGATGGATAA
- the stim2a gene encoding uncharacterized protein stim2a: MLPVSLLLLLVFPAAFFVAAHGAGDLQGFTFPDPCMAVYPPCMSEADRYSLEALRSIHQMMDNDQDGGIEVEESVEFIIEDMKQQQTNKHSHLHREDQHITIEELWRGWKSSEVHNWTQDNVLRWLKDFVELPQYERNFKDFKVNGNTLPRIAANEPSFLSGHLRVQDQRDKQKLNIKALDVVLFGPPTRPPHNYMKDLLLIVSVVMGVGGCWFAQAQNKVSKVHISRMMKDLESLQRAEQSLLDLQEQLERAQEEKRNVAEEKQNLEEKMRDEIIGAQEEAYRLHELRQGAVSELSRLRYAEEELVQVRGALKQAEKDMQASWNASEALQLWLQLTHEVEVQFYNVKRHRAELQLGIAKEEAEKIKKKRSSLFGTLHVAHSSSLDQVDHKILEAKNSLSEVTACLRERLHRWQQIERLCCFPVIRNPGLANLTAQLYSEPIALGFPRVPQPSWSCHSSVHGSIEDLLEESASPILPQMTVPVPPLKRSPRPRGSTICRSRRPGTISQPPAAMISPDPDLLIPIREPYTCEEEGLLVKTLKKQDSQEMFSDTEYMTSPPLSKLFPSPTVDTSSQRLYYDETELFSDSSITQNLSKEEEAVVEPPVRKTSVEELEACVDISLGKMAKDKVLDTSLETPSLKMSKEESLIEATSRKISRDRSEVHMDFAVRKVLSNELDADFPARKVERDTKGGLMDTASRNVYREISDLPLDVRKILWKELEATTDFAPMKLSRDMMGTSMDSASRKMIQDDVECPFDSVSRRITRDSMGSSLDTGTRKSQWNKGDFQLDFSVRALAMDKMVEATRTPPRKISSDELEYCKDTASIKMLPKERFEALMDTPSSTEKQEFNIEPSTSRKILRDELEMSAGSLRRRILRMPSDDTDTSIDTPTGKISWDRVDVPMEIPEQAILTEELGASKSSSSPGRFGQPDLMITSQVPWESPSDLFTGPLSKLVYDGILEKSCHSVATTSTSLSASTPNLPQSRLQAEVEPPLPPPRMAFPSPASAAETGHERNKHKEKSRKSLKLKNPFKKKTESTPEKPQSGLQKL; encoded by the exons GCATGGCGGTGTATCCACCATGTATGAGCGAGGCGGATCGCTACAGCCTGGAGGCCCTGCGGAGCATCCATCAGATGATGGACAATGACCAAGACGGAGGGATTGAGGTGGAGGAGAGTGTGGAG TTCATCATTGAGGACATGAAACAGcagcaaaccaacaaacacAGCCACCTGCACAGAGAAGACCAACATATCACAATTGAGGAGCTCTGGAGGGGCTGGAAGTCgtctgaag TACATAATTGGACTCAAGATAATGTGCTTCGCTGGCTGAAGGATTTTGTTGAGTTGCCCCAGTATGAGAGGAACTTTAAGGACTTTAAGGTCAATGGAAACACACTCCCCAG GATTGCAGCCAATGAGCCTTCATTCCTGAGTGGCCATCTGAGGGTTCAGGaccagagagacaaacagaagctCAACATCAAAGCTCTGGATGTTGTTCTGTTTGGACCGCCTACAC GTCCCCCTCATAACTACATGAAGGACCTGCTGCTCATTGTATCTGTGGTGATGGGAGTTGGAGGCTGCTGGTTTGCCCAGGCCCAGAACAAAGTCAGTAAAGTCCACATATCCAGGATGATGAAAGATTTGGAAAGTCTGCAGAGGGCTGAACAGAGCCTCTTAGATCTGCAGGAACA aCTGGAGCGAGCACAGGAAGAAAAACGTAATGTCGCAGAGGAGAAACAGAACCTGGAGGAGAAGATGAGGGATGAGATCATAGGGGCACAGGAGGAGGCTTACCGCCTTCACGAGCTGAGGCAGGGAGCTGTCAGTGAGCTCAGCCGCCTCCGATATGCAGAGGAAGAGCTGGTGCAG GTCCGTGGAGCACTGAAGCAGGCAGAGAAGGACATGCAGGCTAGCTGGAATGCCTCAGAGGCCCTCCAGCTGTGGTTACAGCTGACACATGAGGTAGAGGTCCAGTTCTACAATGTCAAGAGGCACAGAGCAGAACTACAGCTTGGCATCGCCAAGGAAGAG GCAGAGAAGATTAAGAAGAAGAGGAGTTCTCTGTTCGGGACTCTCCATGTCGCACATAGCTCCTCTCTGGACCAAGTTGATCACAAGATCCTGGAGGCAAA GAATTCCTTGTCTGAAGTAACAGCCTGCCTACGGGAACGCCTCCATCGCTGGCAGCAGATTGAGCGCCTCTGTTGCTTCCCCGTCATTAGGAATCCTGGCCTAGCTAACCTCACTGCTCAGCTCTACTCAGAGCCAATTGCCCTGGGGTTTCCCAGAGTTCCCCAGCCATCGTGGTCATGTCACAGCTCTGTTCATGGATCTATAGAGGATCTGTTAGAAGAGTCTGCTTCTCCAATCTTACCACAGATGACAG TTCCAGTTCCACCACTGAAGCGCTCTCCACGACCACGGGGATCCACCATATGTCGATCACGTCGTCCTGGCACGATCAGTCAGCCACCGGCCGCCATGATCTCCCCGGACCCTGACCTTCTTATCCCCATCAGAGAACCGTACACATGCGAGGAAGAGGGGCTCCTCGTGAAAACTCTAAAGAAACA AGACTCCCAAGAGATGTTCTCAGACACAGAATATATGACTTCACCTCCTCTCAGCAAACTGTTCCCTAGTCCTACTGTTGACACTTCATCTCAAAGGCTCTATTATGATGAAACTGAGCTGTTTTCAGACAGCTCCATTACACAGAATTTGagtaaagaagaagaagctgttGTTGAACCTCCAGTTCGCAAAACTTCTGTAGAAGAGCTTGAAGCTTGTGTAGATATTTCCTTGGGAAAGATGGCAAAAGACAAAGTGTTGGATACTTCTTTGGAAACCCCCTCATTGAAGATGTCCAAAGAAGAGTCTTTGATTGAGGCTACATCAAGGAAGATATCCAGAGACAGGAGTGAAGTTCATATGGATTTTGCTGTTAGAAAGGTGCTTTCCAATGAGTTGGATGCAGATTTCCCAGCCAGGAAAGTAGAGAGAGATACAAAAGGGGGTTTGATGGACACTGCTTCAAGGAATGTATACAGAGAAATAAGTGATTTACCTCTGGATGTGAGAAAGATTCTTTGGAAAGAATTAGAAGCAACAACAGATTTTGCACCCATGAAGCTATCCAGAGACATGATGGGGACTTCAATGGACAGTGCCTCAAGAAAGATGATACAAGATGATGTTGAGTGTCCGTTTGACTCAGTATCCAGAAGGATTACAAGAGATTCAATGGGCTCGTCTCTAGACACAGGTACTAGAAAGAGTCAATGGAATAAAGGAGACTTCCAGCTGGATTTCTCTGTAAGGGCATTAGCAATGGACAAAATGGTTGAGGCTACTAGAACACCACCAAGAAAGATATCTAGCGATGAGCTGGAGTATTGTAAAGATACCGCTTCTATAAAAATGCTACCCAAAGAGAGATTTGAAGCACTTATGGATACCCCGTCCTCTACAGAGAAGCAAGAGTTCAATATAGAACCATCAACAAGTAGAAAGATACTGAGAGACGAACTTGAGATGTCTGCTGGTTCTCTCAGAAGGAGAATACTCAGAATGCCAAGCGATGACACTGACACTTCCATAGACACTCCCACAGGAAAGATCTCATGGGATAGAGTTGATGTTCCAATGGAAATACCTGAACAAGCAATACTGACGGAGGAGTTGGGAGCATCCAAATCAAGTTCATCTCCAGGTCGATTTGGACAGCCAGACCTTATGATAACCTCCCAGGTACCATGGGAGTCGCCATCAGACCTTTTCACTGGCCCATTGAGCAAGCTTGTGTATGATGGAATCCTTGAGAAGTCCTGCCACTCTGTGGCTACGACATCAACCAGCCTCTCTGCCTCAACACCCAACCTGCCCCAGAGCAGGCTGCAAGCAGAGGTGGAGCCACCATTGCCACCACCAAGGATGGCTTTCCCATCTCCTGCATCGGCTGCTGAGACTGGACATGAAAGAAACAAGCATAAGGAAAAGAGCAGGAAATCCTTAAAGCTCAAAAAtccttttaaaaagaaaaccgaATCAACTCCAGAGAAGCCTCAAAGTGGTCTTCAAAAACTCTGA